The following are encoded together in the Lactuca sativa cultivar Salinas chromosome 1, Lsat_Salinas_v11, whole genome shotgun sequence genome:
- the LOC111921430 gene encoding nucleoside diphosphate kinase: MEQTFIMIKPDGVQRGLVGEIIGRFEKKGFSLKGLKFLTVDQAFAEKHYADLSSKPFFNGLVEYIISGPVVAMVWEGKNVVTTGRKIIGATNPAESAPGTIRGDFAIDIGRNVIHGSDAVESARKEIGLWFPEGTANWSSSLNPWIYE, encoded by the exons ATGGAGCAAACCTTTATCATGATCAAGCCTGATGGCGTTCAAAGAGGCCTT GTTGGTGAAATCATTGGCAGATTTGAGAAGAAAGGTTTCTCCTTGAAAG GTTTGAAATTCTTGACTGTTGACCAAGCTTTTGCTGAGAAGCATTATGCTGATTTGTCCTCAAAGCCTTTCTTCAACGGGCTCGTTGAGTACATCATCTCCGGCCCTGTTGTCGCCATGGTTTGGGAGGGCAAGAATGTCGTTACCACTGGCCGCAAGATCATTGGCGCCACAAACCCTGCCGAATCTGCCCCTGGCACCATCCGTGGTGACTTTGCCATCGACATTGGCAG GAATGTGATTCATGGTAGTGATGCTGTTGAAAGTGCAAGGAAGGAGATTGGACTATGGTTTCCCGAGGGAACAGCTAATTGGTCAAGCAGCCTTAACCCATGGATCTATGAATAA